The following nucleotide sequence is from Trifolium pratense cultivar HEN17-A07 linkage group LG2, ARS_RC_1.1, whole genome shotgun sequence.
GCAATGAAAATATTGGagttatgtgattttttttaatattttaatttttattttatgtttctttaATGCTTTGTGGAaggattataatttataacgAGTTAATGTTTAACCGATACTCCAATTTTTCGCAAAATTGGTTCCTTCAAATTGTTAGCCAAATGCAAATGAGTGTTGAAGTTATTATTAAACCCACAATTTATATAGAGAGCTCCGGTTCCATTATTCATATCAAATGAGAGCCCCCTCGTACAAGTTCCTTTATGATTAATGTTGATGGAGCTTAGAGCAAATAATATCCATTCACAGTTTATGGATGATTACTTAGGGATGCTCAGAGTGGTCAATGTCTTATCCAATATTGTTTTTTCAATCCCGACCACAATAAATTTGAGATTATTGTGCTGAGATGCGGAGTTTAGTTCACACTATGTGTGTTGCTCGCCATATCCATCTTGatcatgttattttttaaacgaATTCCACCTTTTTGTAACTAATGCTTTTAATCATTCTACCACCATATTTTAAACCTCTTTTAAAAAAGGGTGATATGCAATATTCAACATTATTTGAGATAGACCAATTCATTTGCGATTTTATCAACAAAAGGAATCGAGAATCAAATTTAATACTCCTTTCTTCTCAGTTTTAATAATCCTGGCGATAATTTTCTACAATTTTAATGTTGAATGTGTAACTTTGTAAAAATAGTTGCACTCCATATTTAGTTTgataatttatccttattagtTATTACTACGAAACAAAAAaggaagtgaaaagaaaaatgtgaaattatttatttatttttcttttgttttcactaCCGGTATCCGATTAATTGGACCACTAATCTGGTTCGGATGTCAGTTTTGATATCAAATAGTTTCAGCTCGCTCCGATCGCACTTGcagggataaaaaaaaaagttaaattaagtTGAGAGAAATTAGTGTTTTAAATTCTActatttataatttcttttaaccAAAAAACCTATTTATAATTTGTAAATTCTAACTAATCATCAAAATTgtggaagaagaaaagaaaactctaaacccaaacccaaaaACAAAAAGCTACAAAACAAACTCAACAACAAAAACCGTGTGACCAAACTCACAAAGAtcttgtttgtttctgctatcTTATAAAACTCAAACCCACACAAACTGAAAATTCCATTCTGCCGCCGGAAAATTCATCCTCCGTTTCCTccgtcatcatcatcaccaccaccaaaAACCCCTCCTCGCAGTTCACCAACTGGGGTTTTGTTTTCTCACCTTTTCATTCAAAAAAAccttcttttttgttgttgctcaGATCTTCATCTATCTCCTGCTATTTCCGGTATGTTTAGTAGTTGTTTCTACAATTGATTGTTTCTGCAGTTACATAATCTAAAACCCCAAAATTGAAACTTCACTGTAACTCAACCTTCTGTTACTTCATTTCATTTTCCCCTTTTTTTCTCAAGGAAATTTTTATAAAGTCATGATCTTTCAAGTTGTTTATGATAATTCATACAATTATTTCCTCTTTACTGTTCTGTATAATTGTGCCTGTTTGGATTTTTGTTTTGCTTCCAAAAAAAAGCTTATGATTAATTtcttagagttttttttttttttttttgttgcttgaTAAGGTAAGCTAAATAtgaaaagtttttttgttttcttcaattctttctgtttatttgattcttttctttttctttttttggaatAGAATTTGAATCTTAGGTTTGTAAATAGGGAGCTACTAGTTTGGGATCATTATCTTGTGTATGGTATATCATCTTTTTATCAAAGAGATCACATGAATTGGTTAACCTTTCGAGTTAATTCGGGAGGTTATCGAGGAAAAGTGCATGCTTTTCTTGCATTATGGTTCATTTCACTAGCTGATTTTCAATATATCTTCTGCCAGCTAGCTagctatatttggttcctttgTTGTTACTTCTACGAAACTTCTAGCACATTTATAGATGGTGCCGTCTAGAGGTGTTATTATTGATTAACTTCATAAGTAAATAGAACTAAACGAATCTGACCGTGAATCTCACTGGCATATTGAGAATTTTTGGTGATATTAGGAGATACAATATGTTCTTACAAGTTTGAACTATTATACGATTTGATTTATTAatgtatatttttctttattatttggtTCTTCAGCAGGGGTTTTCATTCCTTTAACAATAACAAGCATATTTGCTTCTTATACGGAGGGCGTGTTCCAGTTGATGAATGTTGAAGTGTAGCATATAGTTTTATGAGCATACAGTTAGGGAAGTTCCGACATAAATGGGGACCGTTACTCGCAGGTCTGATCATTGGTGATAGCTAACTTGTTGATTATGTTTGTTTTGACAAAATTTTTGTATGCTAGTTTATGTCAATAATAACTCCGTTGGGTGCATTTCTGTTTCATTGGATGCAGTACTGGTAGAAAACCAAGTGAAATTATGAGGATAATTGTGACAACTTTTATTGGAGTAGTTTTTGGCTTCTTTTTAGGCGTATCATTTCCAACATTATCATTAACAAAGGTGCATACTTAGTATCTTCTTCTTTCTGCACTGTTGTAGATCTTTGTgggttattttttgttattagaCTAAATAAATCCATTGCTAATAGTGCATACTGCATAACATTTTGCAGTTCAATCTCCCATCTGGGTTGCTTCCCTCGATTGATCTCTCTTACATTGAAGACAGATATACAGGTCGTCATGCTTGGTCTTTTATGAACAATGGTAACAAAAGATCTTCGCGACATTATTTATCAAATGATACATCAAAGGTAGACATTGTATTCTGTCATCATTATTAAGGACATTTTCATATGCTTATTCGGTAATCATTAATAAACGATTGATAAGGACTTTATAGAATGACATTGTTTTAtataatattgggaaaatggATACATGCAGTCTCTATATTGACCAAATCACTTTCTCCTCATTTTAATGTTTTACAGATTTGGGTTCCATCAAATCCAAAAGGAGCAGAAAGTTTACCTCCTGGCATTGTTGAAGCTGAGTCTGACTTTTACTTGCGTAGATTGTGGGGCAAACCCAGTGAGGTGTGTATCGTAAGACAGTTTATAGGTCTAATATGGCTTTAAACTCCAAACtacattatatttttcttccatttttttaaggaaaacatATAAACCAGCTAGTGTACAAAGGATTTAATTAAGTTGGCACTTGCAGGACTTAACACTCAAGCCAAAGTACCTTGTGACATTCACTGTTGGCTAtgagatgaaaaaaaatattgatgcaGCCGTGAAAAAGGTTTCTTTCTTGGTCTCTTTCTCTCTGTGTTTGAGTGTGCTCATTGATGTGCCTTTTAACTAAGCATTTGCTTGAACAGTTTTCAGAGAACTTCACAATCCTTCTATTTCATTATGATGGCCGAACTAATGAATGGGACGAGTTTGAATGGTCGAAGAAGGCTATTCATGTGAGTGCTCGCAAACAGACCAAATGGTAAGAAGCCACAGTGTGTTATTAACTTTTGGATGACAGATTTTCATTGTGGCTTTTGCAGTTAATATTTATTAGTCTTTAGTGTTAATATTCCAAAATTATCATCATATTGACTATGTGAGTTTTTACATTTCTAGGTGGTATGCTAAGCGGTTTTTGCATCCTGACATCGTGGCTCCATAtgactatatatttatatgggATGAAGACCTAGGCGTTGAGCATTTTAATGCGGAAGAGTGAGTATTTTATATGGGAAGGTTATTTTAGAAGTTTCGTATGAATTAAAGTTTCATATGCCCTTCTCGTTTCAAGTGCAGGTATATAAAACTGGTGAAGAAGCATGGCCTGGAGATTTCACAGCCTGGTTTAGAACCTAATAAAGGGTTGACATGGCAAATGACAAAAAGAAGAGGTGATAAAGAAGTTCACAAGTAAGAATGAGTAGAGCACAATAGCAGTTTCTCGTGGTTCATGTTATTTTGCAAGAATGTGcattaactatttatttttgtggatATGTATTAGAGTGACGGAGGAGAAACCGGGATGGTGTTCCGACCCTCATTTACCTCCTTGTGCAGCGTAAGTAACTGCTGGTGTGTGTAATGTATTAATCTTGTATTATTTGGTCTATCGGGCTGTATCTAATTGTGCATTCTTTGTCACATGAATGCAGGTTTGTTGAGATTATGGCCCCAGTCTTCTCACGAGAAGCATGGCGTTGTGTGTGGCATATGATTCAGGTTGAATGGTTAATCCTAACCGTTTTAAAAGATTCCCCTCTAATTAGTTGTTTAATGATTCTTTAAGCACTTAATAGATTATAATTGTATAACTTCTGGCATTGCAGAATGACTTGGTCCATGGGTGGGGTCTTGATTTTGCTGTTAGAAGATGTGTTGAGGTTAGTGGATTCTCACATTCTCTAACATCATCTAATTTCGCGACTCTTACTTTTACGGTGTGGCCTTAGCAAAGGCACACACGAAAAAGTAAAAGTCTAAAAAATTGCAATCTATAGATGTGCTTGAGCTTTTAAAACTAACTTATTTTTCTTGATATAGCCTGCACATGAGAAGATTGGAGTTGTTGATGCTCAATGGATTGTTCACCAAGGTGTTCCTACACTAGGGAATCAGGtataaatattttcattattattgtatATATCAAACTTAATAATGTCACGAATGACACAGTAAAATCCTTATCAATTTTCTCGTTATTTGCAGGGTAAAACAGAAACTGGGAAAGCACCATGGCAGGGGGTATGTTTTGCATGTTTCATCTGATATGTTACTTGGCTTTTTATTTTCCCCTGACATTTGAAGTATATTAAACTAATCGACAAGATGTGAGATAGTGTTTATTTACGAACATCAATCATATAATCCATTTTATGTTGCAACGTTGATGGCAGGTGAGGGAAAGATGTAGGAGGGAGTGGACCATGTTTCAGAGTCGGTTAGCGAATGCAGAACATGCGTATTTCAAGTCCGGCGGCGGTATTGCTATATCTAATTCCACTGTTCATTAGGAGACAAAGATCAAAGCTTGACTTGTACACAGCTATGGCCATACCATTATGTGTAGACTCCCCTCACACcttttttgaaatatattcATATGTAACATTTACATGAAATAGAGTCCTAGCTAGGGACCAAACTTAAACCCAATGTAGAACTTGTCTTAGAGATGAATGTGATAAATTAAGTGAAGAAAATTAATACTACGTTATGACTTGAGAGCTCTTTTTTCATATTCTTTCATTCTACTTAGTCTATAAGGATTATAAAAATGATAGTCTTTAAAGTTTATATAAATGTTTTTGCAAGATCTTTATATATTAAAGGACCAAGAAGtttagtttttatatattttattaatgaattacttgttgtttttgtatattttaGAGATTAAATAAGAGAGGTAATGgtactaaaaaattaatttggagGAGAGTCTTTATCAAAATTAGAGAGTGACACACATTAGGTATGTGAGTTCTAATTTTCCAATATGTTGGTATGAATATACTTTGAACAACTATATCTATATGAAGAAACAATTCAACAACTTTTTTGCAATTTGTTTGGTATGTTCATGTGTTGTGTATGAGCATCCCTCAACAAAGTAATTGGATTAGTTTGGTCACACATGTGGAGTTGTTCTAACTAATTGCAGTAGTTACATAAAATTGCAGTAATAATGAACTAATAAACAAGGTCATGTTTACAAATAGAGAAATAATTGTTGTCAGATAAACAAATTTGGAAATTGTTGCTACAATAGCATAAgagatttttcttcttctacttactttttttaatataatgacTTTTGAGGCTgaaatattgaaaattataCAGCCTTTAtaggtgtgtttggtaacacaaataaattaacttatagcttataatagtagcttatagcttatgatAATaccttataagcttgtttcataaAATAAGTTACCTTgatatttttgttgttcttgatttacattttaaataaaatattactctTTTagaaattgcattttttttttaataaaaaccattaattttacaaaatttattttatcttcaaAGAATTCTTTATCCAATTCATCTGGAGCCTCAAATATATTGGACGACTCTACTTACATATAATAATTATGTGATATTTTAGCAACTGAAATAAACTCACGAGAtatttttgctttatttttcaACCCAAAAGTAATAACAACTTAGTGACTTACACTAAAATTTACCTACCTTAAACTTACATTAACAATATCATTTTCATCGACTCCTTCTTTGGGGGAAAAAACCTAAACTAATTTGTCATAACTCATAAGCAAGAATCAAACATCTTCGTTTCCTTATTTATGGTGTACAAGTCAAGTCATGTCTAAGCCTTtggaaaataacaaaataagtAATTACGTAGGGTCACATAACCAAATACGTGTTACATTTTTAAATCATGCAAGTGTACACggatacaaataataataacaaaataatttcttttttgtttatgtACAAAAAACAACACTAAGCAAAAATTCATACAAAAAATACACCACACATACATGCATGACATGATGCATCGATACAATGATGTGTGTTATGATTGATTGAAGCATTTACGTATAATTAAAGATGAAGTGATTACGCGTTGTTGACAGACATAACCAGAAATCTAGAAACCTCGGAGGGTGAAGATGATTGCCATCAGTCACAACCTCTGTGGTCACCGCATACACGTGGCTTTCTCAAACATACTATTTTTGTGATAGTGAAACTccacattttttcttttttttatcacttCACTCATGTACTCACAAATCCCTACACGTGTTGCCACGTGTTATATGTGACGATGGTTAGTATTTTTGTTGTCATATACTACAGTATGTCACTGTAATTATAAGGGTTATGTTAACGTGTGCCCTAAGGACACATGATAAGGTATCCTAATATAGAAATACTATATTTAATAATGTAAGAAatttaatacataaaaataaaaatgcacaagttttcaaaaataatttctatatttgctttcttaacatgtgcccttaagggcacatgttaacattctcctaattaTAAAACTCTATAATATATGTCAcgataatgaatttttttttttttggctaaatGTATCACCATAATGATAAAACTCTAataatgtttattattttttattagttgcCCAACTCGAAATGAATTGACCGATAATATGTAAAGATTTGAGTTCAATTTTCGTTGTCAATAgaatatattattagttaattcaatggtgattggcgctgaacatGGTAGAAAGGACCACAGTTTGATCCCCACAATTGCGTTTGGGAGGGGATTGAAATTACTTAATGCCAAAACTCATCCCAAATTCTGGACTACTATGGTCCCCTTCTCATAagaaccagagggtgaaaacaaaaaaataaaaatatattagtatttataaaatttgtggGAATGAAATCATGGTCCCTTACTAAATTCAGCACTAATTACCACTGAACCGAGTTGTAAGGCATCATAAGTATTGATGTTATATATACACTATATGTTTGGCTATTAATATGACATtgcatttttttctctttatatatttaattgtctCTTCTCCTCTGTTCCAAACTCCTCTGCTCAATTAACAATAGCAAAGCACTTAATTTAGAATTATGGGTCTCTCAAACTTCCCCTATGCAGCAGAAGGAGTTGTACCTGTACTTGTGATGAACACAGTTCTATCTATGGTACTATtaaaaaacatgttcagatcCATGCTTCAAGTAGTTCGTTGCACATCATCAATCACTAATAATTCTCCAAATCTTGatgaacaagaacaacaacaagagTATTACTCCCAAGAGAATAGTAATAATTCAAGGGAAAGGAGGGTGTCAATAACACATTACAAGTCATTGTGCTACAACAGGACAAGTCCTATGATGGTAGAGTGTTGTGTGTGTTTGTCTGGTTTTGAAGCAACTCAAGAGGTGAGTGAGTTGCCTTGCAAGCATTTCTTCCATAGAGGTTGCTTAGATAAATGGTTTGATAACAAACATAGTTCTTGTCCTTTATGTCGTTCTATggaataataattaattagtttGAGGTTAATTAATTAGAGTTtaagttttattaattaatttgttgtaGTGTTAATTACCATTTGCTTCATTACCATGTCCAATTGGGAAAAGGAAGTGACAATTAATTTCTTTTctgtactattttttattttattttaaattttatgttaattgataatttattttgaacTATTATTACTTCACTTATTAAATCATTCCCATTAATAATATTCAGTCTCAAACACATATACAATCTTATATTTCGCTTACCTTTTACAATTACGATTCATCTCAATCACCAAACTAATCTTTAATTAAACTTACATTTAAAGTTAAAATGCGAAAATTCTAAACACAATGTATCAAATGTATCAAAAAcagatttaaaaattaaaatctttgttttcttttactttttcttatttactaatttagtgGTTAGATACATTTTTAAATGTATGAATTCAAATTTATACTCAGATCACTACACATCAATGTTCCTGTAGTTAAAAATGTTATTCAATACGTATACACACTTTCTCTTATTGAAATAGTACAACACCCTTTGATCTtatataagtaaatttttactttttaaatatattaaataattgatgtattttctTTTCGAAGCAAAGAGAAAAATACTTATTATTGAGTGTATTTGTTGAAAAAGTGAAAAGTTCTTTATATACAAGAAGGATTAGGAAACAAGAGCCGGTATGATATGAGTCTCCAAgggttgagtttttttttttttcatctccGGACTCTTTCGTGTGTTCTCTAATATTTCACAACATAACCAACGAGTGTTGAAAGTGTGACAATATGAAAAAACATAGTTTGCTACTTAAAATAGCAAACTGAATTCTCACCTTAACTAGCACTTATTTTGTGAACTTTGTTTTCTATTTAAGTAGTAAACTAtgtttttcttaaattttgcGCTTCTTGACTTCTCTACTAAGTAGAGAACtgtatttttcatatttttgtcctttttaaCACTCGCCGGTTATTTTGTGAAatgatatttttgaaatttcggATGACGCCCGAAAAAATTAGGGGATGTGAAAAGAAATATCCCCAAAAGTTACATCTTCATTGGATTTGGCGAAGTCACACTAAGCTTAAAAGCGCGGGCCAATGTAAGCGGCCTGCAAGTAAGGCTACTGCCTTGGGCTAAACAAATTTTAGGCCtcaaattgatttattatttagatattttctcttcccCTCCCacgaatcttttatacccccaatatttcaattttgcccttacaGAAACATTCGGTTTgcagaaaccgaaatttttctagtgcaaattcagagtaaatttcggtttttagaaaccgaaatttgttttcaaggcaaaaaaaaacttcagtttctacgaaccgaagttttttcaagggcaaagttggaaattcaaggggataaaagattcatggggtggggagagaaaatatctattatttaattaatagtattaattttattaagcCTCCTAATATAAAGTTTAAGGTATTAAGTATATACATGGATAGAAATTGAGATATGAATAATGGGTCTTGAAATTTTAAgtgtgttaaaatattattgttgttatctCATCTAGACATCTACTACAAACGTTTAAATCTAGAACCTTGTGGATAACTAACACACCCCTAAACTAATTGATGAGGGAAGAAAGTTGTTGATGGATTAAGTACTAATGTAAGTTATAAGTTTTACCTTGAAACACATATAAATGTGaagatttattatatatttaatctcTTAAAATTTTGGATAAAAATGTTGGGTCTAATTTTACTTGTATGATTGCATTTAATTATGTAATAAACTAATAGTTCACTTCAATGTAAGCTTTTTCTGAAGTTCTAACAAAAATCTTGTGGAGGCTTATGTactaagaagctaaattagtccacccaaatgaacactagagagaatcgaacaTGAGACCTattgaaaatgaatgaatgagtaATATCAAAAGTTGTTGGATCTTATACCGTTGAGATATATTGTCTACTTACAACAGTTGATCCAGATCCATGAAAACACATAACACACCCTCTTACTAATAAACtcaaaggaaagaaagaaatca
It contains:
- the LOC123906226 gene encoding probable E3 ubiquitin-protein ligase XERICO — protein: MGLSNFPYAAEGVVPVLVMNTVLSMVLLKNMFRSMLQVVRCTSSITNNSPNLDEQEQQQEYYSQENSNNSRERRVSITHYKSLCYNRTSPMMVECCVCLSGFEATQEVSELPCKHFFHRGCLDKWFDNKHSSCPLCRSME
- the LOC123906225 gene encoding uncharacterized protein LOC123906225; translated protein: MGTVTRSTGRKPSEIMRIIVTTFIGVVFGFFLGVSFPTLSLTKFNLPSGLLPSIDLSYIEDRYTGRHAWSFMNNGNKRSSRHYLSNDTSKIWVPSNPKGAESLPPGIVEAESDFYLRRLWGKPSEDLTLKPKYLVTFTVGYEMKKNIDAAVKKFSENFTILLFHYDGRTNEWDEFEWSKKAIHVSARKQTKWWYAKRFLHPDIVAPYDYIFIWDEDLGVEHFNAEEYIKLVKKHGLEISQPGLEPNKGLTWQMTKRRGDKEVHKVTEEKPGWCSDPHLPPCAAFVEIMAPVFSREAWRCVWHMIQNDLVHGWGLDFAVRRCVEPAHEKIGVVDAQWIVHQGVPTLGNQGKTETGKAPWQGVRERCRREWTMFQSRLANAEHAYFKSGGGIAISNSTVH